The genomic stretch tgattatggtgtcctggaaccaaaccccagcacataccaggggcccactgtatctagTTGCTAAGTCTCAGATGGAACAGGGCAGAATGATGTAAGAGGCATACACACATGTAAACTgagtatacatatatgtatgtcttATTTTGGATGGGGTCCAATTAGTTCATTGCATGCCTTCAAAATCCTCTCACCACTTCAGGACCTGCCAAGCCCCATGGGCAATGCTACAGCCCTTAAATGTCAGAGGATGAAGAAGGGATGGACatgaacaagaaagaaaggaatgacTCCTCTCTCCACAGCAATTTGCAATGGTGAGAATGACCAGGATGAGCACAGAAACAAACtttgaccattattattattattattatcctaacCTTCCACAAGGTCAATAGTCTTATTTCCTTTTTGGAAGATGAAGGGCCAGAAAGGTTGGCTTACTTAGAGCTTATGCTCAAAGGAAGATCTGAATCAATAACCTTCTTATCTACATGGAAAGGCTTTGTCACACAAAGCTCTTCTGCTAAAATAACATTGTTTCTAAAATGTGATGCACTTGGTCTCTTTCCTATTATACTTTAGGGAACCTTTCTGGGATTGTACCCTTTGTGCTTAAAGCTGATCACACACAGCATTTGGGACTGTTCACTCAGTGTCacacctaaggctgcatctgcactgcagaaataattcagtttgaccccacttttaactgccatggctgaatactatggaattctgaagactgtagttttgtgagatttagccttctctgtcagagagctctggtgccaaactacaaatcccaaaatcccatagcatggagctatggcagttaaagtggggtcaaattggattattgctgtgttgcagatgcagcccaagacattATCCCAACCTTTTTTTCCTATTTCGACACAAGTGTGCACATACACACCTTGGTTCCACCTccctgaaatataaatgaaaacagtttcatgtttaaaaaggcatttttcccTTGTGAGTGTGGGCACCTCCTGATCAGGACAGATCTAGTTTCAGACTTAACTAATTGCTGGCAGATGAAAGGCAGCAGAGATATCTCTGTCTGACCTATCTCAATGCTGGTTTTCATCTTCCAGCAATTAATTAAATCTGGAGTTAGAACAAACTAACTTTGGGTGAACGAAATAAAGGGTGAAGGaaataaaaaacagttttaaaaaactgtaagaCTCTTTTCTACTTATATTTCTAAGTGCATGTATAActgtgtgtctgagagagagagagagagagagctgtaaaATTGATATTAAACTGTTTACTTTTGTGTGGGAAATCATAGCAGAACAGTAGCAGGAAAGGAGGtcactaatggatttttttttaattaagagaAAGAAACGCTTTAAAATGGTCTCCCAAAAGAGGACAACAGAAAAGGACAGTATCATGTGATAAGCCCCAACTTGAAAATGCTATTATCCTGCCTTAATTGAAATTTACCTGCCTTGTCTAATAAAGTccgtaggagattatcacatggggacagaAAGAGGAACAGGACAGGAATGAGTTGCTCTCCCATCCTTATTTCATCCGGGACCATGATCACACAAAAGAAATTCACACATGCCACACTGATCCAGTTATTGTCCCATTAGTGAAATGAAATTGTATTAACGGgttcttctgttaatacaaaatgacaggaaatGAGGGGACAATTCCACCACTcacgggacaatgacaggatcagcacgacatcatatgaaagtcttttgcagGATCACCGTCATTTGCACTTCccagatgggacaatgacaggattgGTGCAACGTCACGTGAAAGTCCTTCCCTCGATCACAcaggaaggacaggacaaggatgggGAAATGATGGGACAGGAACGTCCTTttctccatctgataatctctttAGTCTCTCACATCAGACAATATATCCCATAGTTAATCCATGACATTTTAGCTCTCAGTCCTTCTGTGTACCttccaaatgtcccaatttggcaggaacagtcctgcTTCATCCTCTATCACCCCatattttcagctgcttctaaagtgtcccagtttctctctcctactcccactttctcctttggtccatgGTTTGTTTCAATtgttgcaaattgagttcaaagtgccaaaatAGTTCCTAGCCCacatgttcttcttcattaataatttttgccatctcaaCCCCATTCTGATGTTGCTCGGACACATGTCTCCTGATTTTGATCTGTGAAACTTTGGGGGGTATGCTTCTACCATGCTGGATGAATGCTTAGAAAGACAGCATCATCCTGGTGTTTAGATAGCCCTAGAAAATTCTTTGCCTGTTATACACCCCACCCTAAGGACAATGGACAGAAGAAGCTACCCCATTCAAACTGAGGAATTTACCGGAAGATACCGAAGATGAAACTGATGAAAATAATAGCCACCAGATCTATTATGGTCCACATAATCCTGTATTCCATGGGAGTCTGTAACAGAACAGTAGACAAGCTATAGTTATTATAATTGAGTATACCTGCTCATCAGGTAGTTGGACcaaatggcccttgtggcttcTTAACTCTAAGATGCTATAGTTTGTTCTCCAAGATAATAAAAAATAGGACAACATTGCAAGAGGATTTGAAAACTGGAGGACCTGGTCCATTTCACAGTTCATGGGCCAATTTGTTGTCTCAAGTTGCTAGAGATAGCTAAGGAATGCTTGAAGAATTTGTCATTTGGaaacaggctgagtctcctttatctagaattccaaaatccaaaatgttccaaaaactaAAGTTTTTTCATGATTGGCTGAGATACTGGCATCTTTGTTTtcttatggttcagtgtacagaaactttgtttcatgcacaaaattatttttaaataatgtgcaTAAAATTAAAAGGTgtataagaaacaaacaaattttgtgtttaggcaTAGGGTCCCATCTCtcagatatctcattatgtagataaatgcaaatataggtattccaaaatccaaaatttctggtcccaagcatttcagataaggcaaactcaacctgtatagcgATGTGATCTgtatattccagactaatatggacAGCAAAACAGATTTCATAATTCTTTGAATGTTGTTATAGATGTTAACATTGAGTCTAAAACATAATCTTCAAATGCATCTTAAATAGAAAGAAACATTACAGCATGAGTTCCACAGGCTCTAATGCAAATCGTTAGAGGCAAGAAGTTTTATccagatttcacacacacacacacacaaatacaagtaAGCAACAACTGGCACTGTTTTCAGATAGAAAATAGGATCCTATAAGATCTGAAGTTGATTTcataaaattgatttaaattattaaacacatatatatatgtaatgcACATGGTTGGCTGCAGGACCAAAGACAGCAAAGCCAGAggtaaattaaataaagaaaggaTATGAGAATTATATTATTAGCAGTGATAATTCACAAATCCATACAAACATCCTGGGACTAGGTAAGCCAACTGATATAAGCAATGTGATAAGAATCACATTTCAGGGCCCTGGTGACAGACAGAAATTTCTTGATCCATTCTAGCTAAATAATCTCATTCTCATCTCCCTTAGATATTCTCCTGTCCTGCAATGGACACTATGATCAATGGAAAGGGGCCTTGTAGAGTGAAGTGGAatgctttcatggctagcatccatagttttttgtgggttttttgggctatgtggccatgctctagaagagtttattcctgatgtttcaccagcatccgtggctggcttcttcagagaatgttggcatagaagaatgcaaagaggattagtgtctgctaattggtgatcattgtctgctgggaatccccctgactgtgggtggtttctcatttgtatttgctCTTCttctggactggtagccaaactttgttcactttaagggtttcttctttccggttgaaattatccagatgtttatggatttcaatggcttccctatgcattctgacctgatagttgttggcatggtccagaatttcagtgttttcaaacagcattttatgcccaggatggtttataacatgttctgctactgctgatttttccagctgactcagtctgcagtgtctctcatgttccttgattcgtgtttgtacactgtgtttggtggtccctatgtagacttgtccacagctacatggtatgtggtaaactcctgcaaacacgaatcaaggaacaagcattctggatttttaaaagaaatatctgGACAGAAGTTAAAAGCTAATAATGACTCTGGATTTATCATCAAACAGTCCAGAATAACAGAAACATCATTTGTatggtaaaataaaaaatgagatctACTATTGCTGCAATACTACAATATTTCACTTGTCTGGATATCCCCTTTACCTGTATGCAGCCCTGAGATCTTGTGATCTAGGAGAGGATGTAAAGACCTGAATGAATCAATAACCCTACCAGGACATATCTGCATTACATAGTGGTCTTCCATCCATTTACTATTTAGGCATAACCCCATTTACCTTTCCCAAACCAGCTATGTTTAGGATAGTATGATGGACAATTCAGAACGGCCTGTCTTGACCCTTAGTCAAGAcaatggcaagatttttttttcatatcccTAACCTAGGTAATAAGGAACATTTGTGACCTGATGTAAAAGAGCACACTATGCATGTGAATAAATAACAAATGACTAATGCAGCTTGTCTGCTCCCCACAATTACTGAAAATATTCCTGCAGATGCCCACATATTAATGGCACATGCATGTGCTGGGAGACCTTCTCTTTACTTACCATTAGGAAGTAAGGCTGATGGACCATTCCAAGGGTGTGCACAGCATTTGTGGTTACAGAATGAACTCCATAGCACCAGACCAAGGAAAAAAGCCACGGTTCGCTGACCACCCAAAGGTTAATTGTGATGTTGGCTGCTTTATATTTACTACAAGTAAAAGCACAGGTttttaacaacatcaacaataaaaatttaaaatacaaaacagaaaactaTTAAAAGCtgataaacccacagttaaaatacaatactataaaattattaaaatactgtCATAAGAGTTCATATACAGATTTAAAagtcatagtttaaaattgactggatgaGTGTGCcaaaagagatatgtctttaattaTGGTTTAAATGCAATCTGTGTTTTCAGCagtcatatctcttctggcaggtcattcgacagtctgggggcagcagaagaaaaagtcTAAAATCTATCCAAAATGCCCTGTTGAAATTTGCTACTAAAACATCTCCCCAAAAATCAAGACCCAGTTTTCTGTTTGTTACTTTTTGAAAGTGATGAAATATGGAGAAGGCAGCTGACTCTGCCATTCAAACCTACCAAACATCGATATCGGCCAAATTTCTGTAATCCAGGTTGAGTTTCACAATGTTTTTTGACTTGAGCTCCTGAATGCTTTCTTCATTACCTGATGTCTGCTGGAACCCAGGAGCTTTATTCAGTATATAATGTCTACCTGGATTGTGTAGCCAGAGGACCTGTGATTTGCAGAACAGCAAAATATCATTTATAATACTTTCATCTACCCTTTCCAAAATAATACTTTCATCTACCCAACCAAAAGGATGttggcatattgtggtgccatgCATGTGCCCATAGCAATATTGTTAACTTGAAGGTGTAAGTCATCAATGGACATAAATAGTCAATCACAGTATTACCATGGGCACAAGCATACCACCACAACATGCCAACATCTTTATGGGAGATCAAGAACAACACTTCCTTAACTCCTGCACCCAGAAACCTCTTTTCTACCTGggacacattcattcattcatttaatatatttatacatGCCTCCAACTTCTATCTTGAACACACTACCAAATCCATAGTTCACAGCCAAGCTCTGATACActcacatctgctcagacccacaagacagggatgccaaatTCATGGatttacaacaagcattcctgaAGCTACAGTATCCACCATGTTCTTAATGTTATCTGCCCTCaaatcaaccttgactcatggtgaccctgtagatgatgcatctccaagactccctatccttcactgttctgcttagggtttgtagattcaggcctgtgaccaccctgactgagtctaaccatctggcatgtggtcttcctctctttctactgccttccacctttcctggcataattgtcttttctaataagtcatgctttctcatgtcgtgaccaaagtatgacatctccttttaatcatcttggcttccagagagttcAGGCGCGATCTATTTTGAGACCCATtagttggtctttttggctgtccacagtagtctcaacactcttctccagcaccacatctcaaatgaattgacttTCTTCATatacactttcttcactgtctagttctcatagtgctcagttgtgtaaaaataaatgaacaaggCAAGaccagtgaaatgtcaggaataaactcttctagaacatggctacacaGTCtccaaaactcacaaaaaactatgtatgctggccatgaaagccttcaacttcatgatACAAAACAGATTGTAGACAGGAATTTACAGAACCCCACTGgtgtcacatacagctcccagcTGAGACCATTCACATATAACAACAGTGAGTTAAAacctattttgaaaaataatactGCCCTCTCAAAGGATTGTGGTAGAAGGCCTTTACTTGTCTACAGACAGCTTCCCAATCTCAGACAGTTACTTACTTACAGGAGGACTCACAATACAGATGGTGAGATGGGTACAAGATCTTGACACAAACCCAGATGTCCACATATCTACttgggaaatgtcatcacaggacctaatcacatcACCCACAGTATTAGAAACACTTTCAGTCACTCATCTGCTAATGTGATAAATGCCATCCTttgtcaacaatgcccttcagcactctacaatgggcaaacaggccagtctctgtgtCAGAGGATAAATAACCATATATCAGATGTTAGGAATAGGACGACACAAAAACCTACTGCAGAGCACTTTAGTCATCCTTGGGACTCCATCTCCACTCTAAGGACAATGGACCttggacaaaacaaaacaaagcaaactacaaaggaagattggaatgAGAAACAGCTGAACTGGAATATAGCCACAAACATGAATCCATCAACAGtaggttgaacagagacaatggctttgtggcacactacacatattataacactggttaacagtTCAGCCTCATGAAGACACCCTTGGCCAGTtgatcacatctcctttctgcttCCCAGCTGCACACAACATGTTCTAGAAGTCCCCCCAACAATCAAAAGCTTATCCATCCACCCTGGCCTTAGCCAAgatctttccttctgcctttgtccctcaacaaccatagttaaaactgaacttgtcacctcatcaccatgcccacaggttttgcatttctatggctattcatacagtctgattagaATGTCCTTCAGGATACCAGTTGACTCCATACATCTGAGAACAGaaccaaggactttatcacacaagtctAAAAAGCAGAATCTGaataggataaaagcatctttggctggtactAATCACTTAACTTCATACCCATCTTGCTGCTGCcttgccttccagtcatttctgtaGTGCATCTTTTCATTCATGAGCAAAACTTGTCAATAGGTTCTAAATCTCCTGCTATTTCATTACTGCCTTGGTGCAGTAGGTCCTGTCCACTGCAGTtttgcttctcaggcagtcagGTGATGTGAATGGCTGAGATTTTGCTCCTCTACCCCCCTTCCCCTCAAAATGATTGCAGCTGCCAACatcttcctgaagctggctgctgggTGCACATTCACAAAGCagctgtcttcaggccggccgtTGCAGCCAGGATTGCTCCCCTCCAAGCTgccttcagccagattggggctgcagcaaccgcatgccatggccccgatctggcctttccagggtgcgaaaAGGAACCGCAAAAAGGCCTGGAAAGGGCGCGATAGCCGCAGTGCCACGACTCTACCACGCTCCTTTGGCTTGTGTTGTGTGggcgcagcaccagaggagcaccgtgccCTAGGGGCGGAGCTAGGGCATGCATCTGGAGATGCtatgcctgactctgccccccagccGGCCTTTCATGCTGGTGTGTAAAAGCTCTTGgttagttattctcaaaggtgctacaagatccctttgcgtatgGGAGAAGTGAAATCTGGTCACAGAAGAACATGTACTGGGAGaagctatttttaaaactatttatcccaaaatatgcatttctaaatatattttctctcaaaaataaaatttcagatgCATTTTGACAACTTTACATCCTGTTCAGCCATAAACTGGATTGCAACATTTGGAAAAGTGCAAAATCTAAGGTGGCCAGTTTTTTGATCTTGCAAAAGATCCAATTCTTCAGACATCTGTATGAACCAATCATTACAGACAGAAAGTTAATATAAGCTCAAATACAATAGGTTTTAAGAAAGTCTAACCCACTGCCTGTCGAAGAGTCACAAATTATTGCTTTCAGCCATTTATATAAACCACTTGTGATGAGAACTCTAAGTGTgcacaaaataaaatgtgttacACAGCAGATCAAAACCAGGCCCACATCTGCCATTCTCAAGGTAAAAACAAATCAGATGAATGAAAGAGGTGGGAAGTTGGAGTGAAGAGATCCCTCATACCAAACTGGGTGTAATCCTTGATTCAGTTTGAAGGACTTCTAAGAGCCTTTGGATGTAGGTATTCCTGTAAGGGTGATACTTCGGAGGGCGGTAAATATCAAAGATcacatattttttcttcttttcagcaagtttcaaaaaatcaaggaacttgTAAATTTTTTGATCCATTGCCCATTTTCGATCATTTTGTGACAGCACAGGCATGCCAAAGAACGGCTTTTTCTATAAAGAAATGCATAGAGAGGAAAGAATCAGGTAGACGTAGTTTATCTTTGAAACCAAAACCAGTTTTGGATAATTTTTTAGGGCACTAACTTGAATGTGTAAGTACACTTGGGGCCTATACACACAGGCAACTCCATGGTATCCTGCCAGTGGTTCCAACCTGTTGCCAACTCTGGTACCTATCTTGGGTCAGCAGGTGTTTGCATGACCACTCATTGCCACACCACGG from Sceloporus undulatus isolate JIND9_A2432 ecotype Alabama chromosome 3, SceUnd_v1.1, whole genome shotgun sequence encodes the following:
- the LOC121925125 gene encoding glycerophosphodiester phosphodiesterase domain-containing protein 4-like — protein: MSFLKSIEYGAYGLETDVTISFDGIPFLMHDQTLKRTTDIAAIYPEFMYEDAAMFPWSHLEKLNSGKWFFQKKPFFGMPVLSQNDRKWAMDQKIYKFLDFLKLAEKKKKYVIFDIYRPPKYHPYRNTYIQRLLEVLQTESRITPSLVLWLHNPGRHYILNKAPGFQQTSGNEESIQELKSKNIVKLNLDYRNLADIDVCKYKAANITINLWVVSEPWLFSLVWCYGVHSVTTNAVHTLGMVHQPYFLMTPMEYRIMWTIIDLVAIIFISFIFGIFRWKALRSGDLVAKSSTTLFDSDSHNKLETKSDTMVTVA